A DNA window from Agarivorans sp. TSD2052 contains the following coding sequences:
- a CDS encoding glycosyltransferase family 2 protein — MFNVSIIVPVYKSEQYLANCLDSLAKQTLEHVEVIVVIDGSPDNSAVIAGNYCLQYPERFRKIVLEQNVGVSVARNIAMQSAQGEYIGFVDSDDYVEANMFELMFSEALNTNADVVSCQMRSFETHASLIEYHNIPTKEYYEDTFVTNKLFRRVYLLSKQINFYSNVIFEDEPFAYTARFSTENLAEVNQVLYNYRMSPEGLCRGENHGRFNLYDKQLMLARFLADMDRRGAIDKHADELLQCLANHALSALYYHISVIDLVGFFSFIDHLVGKYRLLARCTDTGEEYKVSRYLKFRGSATRIILLAYWVKARQAQQQLLDYIQPMGLSTQGAKS, encoded by the coding sequence ATGTTTAATGTATCGATAATCGTTCCAGTTTATAAATCAGAGCAATATCTTGCCAATTGTTTGGATTCACTCGCTAAACAAACGCTTGAGCATGTAGAAGTTATCGTGGTTATTGATGGCTCTCCTGATAACAGTGCGGTCATTGCAGGCAACTATTGTTTGCAATACCCAGAGCGTTTTCGAAAAATTGTATTGGAACAAAACGTCGGCGTCTCGGTGGCGAGAAATATCGCGATGCAATCGGCCCAAGGTGAGTACATTGGGTTTGTTGATAGTGATGATTACGTAGAAGCAAACATGTTTGAACTGATGTTCAGCGAAGCGCTCAATACCAATGCTGATGTCGTCAGTTGTCAAATGCGTTCTTTTGAGACCCATGCCTCTCTCATTGAATATCACAACATTCCAACTAAAGAGTATTACGAAGACACTTTTGTTACTAATAAGCTATTTCGCCGTGTTTATCTGCTTTCGAAACAAATCAATTTTTATAGCAACGTCATTTTTGAAGATGAACCGTTTGCTTACACTGCGCGTTTTTCGACTGAGAATCTGGCTGAAGTTAATCAAGTGCTTTACAACTATCGGATGAGCCCTGAAGGATTATGTCGCGGTGAAAACCACGGACGCTTTAATCTTTACGACAAACAATTAATGCTGGCCAGGTTTTTGGCTGACATGGATCGCCGAGGGGCGATTGATAAACATGCCGATGAATTACTGCAGTGTTTAGCAAACCACGCTTTGAGTGCGCTCTATTATCATATTTCTGTGATTGATTTAGTCGGCTTCTTTAGTTTTATTGATCATCTAGTGGGCAAGTACCGACTATTAGCGCGCTGCACTGATACCGGTGAAGAATATAAAGTGAGCCGCTACCTAAAATTCAGGGGCTCTGCGACACGTATTATCTTGTTGGCATATTGGGTAAAGGCTCGTCAAGCTCAGCAGCAGTTGCTGGATTATATTCAGCCAATGGGTTTAAGTACACAGGGAGCTAAGTCATGA
- a CDS encoding glycosyltransferase family 2 protein: MSIIENTQPDVSVVVPVFNTEQTLWQCLESLAEQSLRSIEVIVVIDASPDNAYLLAKRFAQQSSLAINIVRLTTNVGLAQARNIGMSHARGQYLGFLDSDDYLDSQMYLRLLNEAQQHCADWVSCGFSKFSDQGLECYAHNNISENTSVCNKLFNRSFINEHQIAFPAGELFEDEIFSYMAELFAKKIVHIDEPFYFYRHNLDGICRKPGADKTRLYARMCSIGDFMQRMEHCDLLPKAAPLCLEMLCRHAYLQLRTQVSWFDLLCYWRFTQHLIEKYDLSESYQQSKDNYFVSSFRKWQHREWALWLIRIRAGRANYAVE, translated from the coding sequence ATGAGCATCATTGAAAATACTCAGCCTGATGTTTCTGTTGTAGTGCCTGTGTTTAATACCGAACAAACCTTGTGGCAGTGCCTTGAAAGCCTTGCAGAACAGAGCTTGCGGTCAATAGAAGTGATTGTTGTTATTGATGCATCACCAGATAATGCTTACTTATTGGCTAAGCGGTTTGCCCAGCAATCTAGTTTAGCGATTAATATTGTTAGACTCACCACCAATGTCGGTTTGGCGCAAGCGAGAAATATTGGTATGAGCCACGCTCGCGGTCAATACCTAGGTTTTTTAGATAGCGATGATTATCTAGACAGCCAAATGTATCTGCGTCTATTAAATGAAGCGCAACAACACTGTGCCGACTGGGTAAGCTGTGGTTTTAGTAAATTCTCAGATCAAGGGCTGGAGTGTTACGCCCATAACAATATCAGCGAAAATACCTCGGTCTGTAATAAGTTATTTAATCGTTCGTTTATTAATGAGCACCAAATAGCATTTCCTGCAGGGGAGCTATTTGAAGATGAAATATTCTCTTATATGGCAGAACTGTTCGCGAAAAAAATTGTACATATTGATGAACCGTTTTACTTCTATCGGCATAACCTTGACGGCATCTGCCGCAAACCCGGTGCCGATAAGACTCGTTTGTATGCACGGATGTGTTCCATCGGTGATTTTATGCAACGAATGGAACACTGTGATTTGTTACCTAAAGCCGCTCCTTTATGTTTAGAAATGTTGTGTCGGCATGCTTACTTACAGTTACGTACTCAAGTGAGTTGGTTTGATTTACTGTGTTATTGGCGCTTCACGCAGCATTTGATTGAGAAGTATGATTTATCTGAAAGCTATCAGCAGAGTAAAGATAACTATTTCGTGAGTAGTTTTCGTAAATGGCAACACCGTGAATGGGCTCTATGGTTAATCCGCATTCGTGCTGGGAGAGCCAATTATGCTGTGGAATAA
- a CDS encoding lipopolysaccharide biosynthesis protein, whose product MLWNKIKAARQSLKEMGVYGVLMILQKGIGLMMLPVTTRYLSLQDYGLLESLVVIFSLCSLLEISAGALPRFYPDCKNAAAKANLISSSFVLSLAYGLLLAVLAGLSLHFLPFELFASLTVWQLTAVAAVVALSIALQPLMMWLRIERRANRYFYLVVLQSLTQVAVTLWGLQHGWGINAVISASVAANVVGLSLGVWFCREQIKLRFDFALAKLTLSYQSCLIGASLALFVMHGLDRLLLAEWLGAETLAQYAIMIKVVEATAMAFGVIESWWLPRRFAVLQHSNGQMEVTVIHQRLLLAIMLLLLSAACFAPLLLKAVLPLEYLAGIDWLPLMLLAVGFKLATAVTDIGCYLPNSPVWLPRINAASAVLAISLYYLLIPAWGVWGLIAATNSVFALRFVMFTIISLILQPLQYRVFPLVVAFIPPLMLLLLLPLVVEVAWAQLLPMVGLIWLMLGSVWVVKPQGQLSSAF is encoded by the coding sequence ATGCTGTGGAATAAAATCAAAGCCGCGCGCCAATCCCTGAAAGAAATGGGTGTTTATGGGGTGCTGATGATCTTGCAAAAAGGTATCGGCCTAATGATGTTGCCGGTGACTACACGTTACTTAAGTTTGCAAGATTATGGCTTATTAGAAAGCTTAGTGGTGATTTTTTCGCTGTGTTCTTTACTAGAGATTAGCGCTGGAGCCTTACCGCGTTTTTACCCCGACTGTAAAAATGCCGCGGCCAAAGCGAATCTAATCTCTTCGTCTTTTGTTCTTAGTTTAGCTTATGGCCTATTGCTCGCGGTATTGGCGGGGCTTAGTTTACATTTCCTACCCTTTGAATTATTCGCCAGTTTAACCGTGTGGCAGTTGACTGCAGTCGCTGCTGTCGTCGCACTATCTATTGCTTTACAACCTTTAATGATGTGGCTACGTATTGAGCGCAGAGCAAATAGATATTTTTATTTGGTGGTGCTTCAGTCGCTAACTCAAGTTGCGGTGACCTTATGGGGTCTGCAGCATGGTTGGGGAATTAATGCGGTGATATCAGCAAGTGTGGCGGCCAACGTTGTTGGGCTTAGCTTGGGCGTATGGTTTTGTCGTGAGCAGATCAAGCTAAGGTTTGATTTTGCATTAGCTAAATTAACCTTAAGCTATCAAAGCTGCTTAATTGGTGCGTCACTCGCCTTGTTTGTGATGCATGGGCTCGACCGTTTATTGTTAGCAGAATGGTTAGGCGCTGAGACCTTAGCTCAATACGCCATTATGATTAAGGTGGTTGAAGCTACTGCCATGGCATTTGGCGTGATTGAAAGTTGGTGGTTACCGCGCCGCTTTGCAGTATTACAACACTCGAATGGCCAAATGGAGGTGACGGTTATTCATCAGCGTTTGTTGTTAGCCATAATGTTGCTGCTGCTATCCGCCGCTTGTTTTGCACCTTTATTACTTAAGGCTGTATTACCGCTTGAGTATCTCGCAGGGATTGACTGGTTACCTCTGATGCTTCTGGCGGTCGGTTTTAAATTAGCTACCGCGGTAACTGATATAGGCTGCTATTTGCCAAACAGCCCGGTTTGGTTACCTAGGATTAACGCCGCGTCTGCAGTGTTAGCGATAAGCTTGTACTACTTACTGATCCCTGCTTGGGGTGTATGGGGCCTAATTGCTGCCACTAACAGTGTATTTGCCCTGCGCTTTGTCATGTTTACCATCATCAGTTTAATCTTGCAGCCTTTACAGTACCGAGTGTTTCCATTAGTTGTAGCCTTTATCCCACCGTTAATGCTGTTACTGCTGCTGCCTTTAGTAGTGGAAGTGGCTTGGGCGCAGTTATTACCTATGGTCGGGCTTATCTGGTTAATGCTTGGCTCTGTTTGGGTGGTTAAGCCTCAGGGACAATTAAGCAGCGCTTTTTAG
- a CDS encoding acyltransferase, with amino-acid sequence MSSMFLHQTKLWLKHSESPLAKNVFSFLKRIRLFQLPKIPALFSALYRLHLLISGLFGSVLRIFWWTPLFRSKTQGPSKNLYLYGGMPLLGEGLVIQLANQCRISGATTFSGRASSQQAAQLIVGNNVDIGWQTTIAVGRLVSLGNNVRIAGRCFIAGYPGHPLDAKQRAAGLPDTEEQVGDVILEDDVWLATGVSVMAGVTIGKGTVVAAGSVVTKSLPAGVLAAGVPAKVIKAIEEN; translated from the coding sequence ATGAGCAGCATGTTTTTACATCAAACCAAGTTATGGCTAAAACACAGCGAATCTCCGCTAGCGAAGAATGTGTTTTCATTTTTGAAGCGTATACGGCTTTTTCAGCTGCCTAAAATACCCGCTTTGTTTAGTGCGCTATACCGCTTACACCTGTTAATAAGCGGCTTGTTCGGCAGCGTATTAAGAATTTTTTGGTGGACACCCCTGTTTAGAAGTAAAACTCAGGGCCCATCTAAAAATCTTTATCTATATGGCGGCATGCCCTTACTGGGTGAAGGCTTGGTTATTCAATTGGCTAACCAATGTCGAATTTCAGGAGCCACTACCTTTAGTGGCCGAGCGTCTAGTCAGCAAGCAGCACAATTAATAGTAGGTAACAACGTAGATATAGGCTGGCAAACCACCATTGCAGTGGGGCGCTTGGTCAGTTTGGGTAATAACGTGCGTATTGCAGGGCGCTGTTTCATCGCCGGTTACCCAGGCCACCCCCTAGATGCAAAACAGCGCGCAGCAGGTTTACCAGACACCGAGGAACAAGTTGGCGATGTCATACTTGAAGACGACGTGTGGTTAGCCACTGGGGTATCGGTTATGGCGGGTGTGACCATTGGCAAAGGAACGGTAGTGGCGGCGGGGAGTGTAGTCACAAAAAGCTTACCCGCTGGGGTGCTTGCTGCAGGTGTTCCTGCCAAAGTAATAAAAGCTATTGAGGAGAACTAA
- a CDS encoding glycosyltransferase, whose product MKRDLIVFGEDWQRHPSSSQHVITELAKNHRILWVNSIGLRRPRLSLRDAKRVIEKLKSMLGSSQPTSKTQNTEREKAPVRPRNIHVLSPVAFPAPRSRFFRWLNRCILQAQVNKQAKRLGITHPDLWIALATAVDMLGHLNERQVIYYCGDDFSALAGVDHQHVTRCETELVKKADHVLVASDMLLQKFSRQAHIAAKTRILPHGVDYSLFVRPSEPAPTIQQSAQPIAGFYGSIAVWLDIPLIVNVAKSLPHWRFVFIGDVQTDISAFKGFSNIEVYPAVRHDELPSYVQHWQVSWLPFRACKQITSCDPLKLREYLAAGRPIVSTPFPALQPYAGMVTQVEEAYQMVQALEDSLETPSALQQRRTSFQRLHVRSESWYERAQQVNQLLSC is encoded by the coding sequence ATGAAACGCGATCTCATAGTATTTGGTGAAGATTGGCAGCGTCACCCTAGCAGTAGTCAGCATGTTATTACCGAATTGGCAAAGAACCATAGGATTCTTTGGGTTAACTCCATTGGCTTACGCCGCCCTCGTTTAAGTTTACGTGATGCTAAACGGGTGATTGAGAAGCTTAAATCGATGTTGGGTTCAAGCCAGCCAACGAGTAAAACTCAAAACACCGAGCGAGAGAAGGCGCCCGTTAGGCCTCGCAATATCCATGTACTGTCACCGGTGGCTTTTCCTGCGCCGCGCAGTCGATTTTTTCGTTGGTTGAACCGATGCATATTGCAAGCTCAAGTCAATAAGCAAGCTAAGCGATTGGGGATAACTCATCCTGATCTATGGATAGCGCTGGCGACAGCGGTAGATATGCTGGGGCATTTAAATGAACGTCAAGTTATCTACTATTGTGGCGATGACTTTAGCGCCTTGGCAGGGGTGGACCATCAACATGTTACTCGTTGCGAAACCGAGCTAGTGAAAAAAGCCGATCATGTGCTGGTGGCTAGCGACATGCTGTTGCAAAAATTTAGTCGCCAAGCGCATATCGCTGCTAAAACACGTATTTTACCTCATGGCGTTGACTACAGTTTATTTGTTCGGCCGTCAGAGCCTGCGCCGACTATTCAGCAAAGTGCGCAGCCGATAGCTGGTTTTTATGGCAGCATTGCCGTTTGGTTAGATATTCCTTTGATTGTAAACGTTGCCAAGTCGTTACCACACTGGCGCTTTGTATTTATCGGTGATGTGCAAACCGATATTTCGGCTTTTAAAGGCTTTAGCAATATTGAAGTTTATCCCGCGGTTCGCCATGACGAGCTACCCAGTTATGTGCAGCACTGGCAGGTATCATGGTTACCCTTTAGGGCTTGTAAACAAATCACCTCGTGTGACCCGCTAAAGTTACGCGAGTATTTGGCCGCAGGCAGGCCAATAGTGAGCACTCCGTTTCCAGCACTACAACCTTATGCGGGAATGGTGACCCAGGTAGAAGAAGCCTATCAAATGGTTCAGGCCCTAGAAGACAGCCTAGAAACGCCTTCTGCATTGCAGCAAAGAAGAACCTCGTTTCAACGTTTGCACGTGCGTTCTGAAAGTTGGTATGAAAGGGCGCAACAGGTAAATCAATTGCTGTCTTGTTAG
- the yajD gene encoding HNH nuclease YajD, protein MATIPNNYASLEQGYREKALKLFPWVCGRCAREFPYSNLRELTVHHIDHDHTNNPNDGSNWELLCLYCHDHEHAKYTEAAQYGSTVEAGSDLKQDVATSNPFADLKAMMNKKK, encoded by the coding sequence ATGGCGACGATTCCAAATAACTACGCAAGTTTAGAACAGGGTTACCGAGAGAAAGCCCTCAAGCTATTTCCTTGGGTATGTGGACGATGCGCGCGTGAATTTCCGTATTCGAATCTGCGTGAGCTTACGGTTCATCATATTGATCATGACCACACTAATAATCCTAATGATGGTTCTAATTGGGAGTTGCTATGTTTATATTGCCATGACCATGAGCATGCTAAATATACCGAGGCTGCGCAATATGGCTCAACGGTAGAAGCGGGTAGCGATCTAAAGCAGGATGTGGCGACCAGCAATCCGTTTGCAGATTTAAAAGCAATGATGAACAAGAAAAAATAA
- the fusA gene encoding elongation factor G: MADLSKYRNIGIFAHVDAGKTTTTERILKLTGQIHKTGEVHDGESTTDFMEQEAERGITIQSAAVSCFWDDHRFNVIDTPGHVDFTVEVYRSLKVLDGGIGVFCGSGGVEPQSETNWRYANDSEVARIIFVNKLDRMGADFYRVVKQTQDVLAANPLVMVLPIGIEEDFVGVVDLLTRKAYIWDDTGLPENYEITDVPADMVEKVEEYREMLVESAVEQDDDLMEAYMEGEEPTIEQLKACIRKGTRTMDFFPTYCGSAFKNKGIQLILDAVVDYLPNPTEVDPQPLMDEEGEETGSHAIVSADETFKALAFKIMDDRFGALTFVRIYSGKLNKGDTILNAFTGKTERVGRMVEMQADDRNELTSAQAGDIIAIVGMKNVQTGHTLCDPKDPCTLEPMVFPVPVISIAVAPKDKGSTEKMGIAIGKMVAEDPSFQVETDEDSGETILKGMGELHLDIKVDILKRTYGVDLVVGQPQVAYRETITQEIEDSYTHKKQSGGSGQFGKIDYRIKPGEVGSGYTFTSKVVGGNVPKEFWPAVQKGFQVMMETGPLAGFPLLDMEVELFDGAFHAVDSSAIAFEIAAKGAYRQSVPKAGPQLLEPIMKVDVFSPEDHVGDVIGDLNRRRGMIKDQEAGVTGVRIKADVPLAEMFGYIGSLRTMTSGRGQFSMEFSHYAATPQNVAESVIAAEKERQAKK; the protein is encoded by the coding sequence ATGGCTGATTTATCAAAATATAGAAATATTGGTATTTTTGCTCACGTTGATGCAGGTAAAACTACCACAACTGAGCGTATCCTAAAACTTACTGGTCAGATCCACAAAACTGGTGAAGTACATGACGGTGAGTCTACTACTGACTTCATGGAACAGGAAGCTGAGCGTGGTATTACTATTCAGTCTGCAGCAGTAAGCTGTTTCTGGGATGACCACCGCTTCAACGTTATTGACACTCCTGGACACGTTGACTTCACTGTTGAAGTATACCGTTCTCTTAAAGTGCTTGATGGCGGTATCGGCGTATTCTGTGGTTCTGGTGGTGTTGAGCCTCAGTCTGAAACTAACTGGCGTTATGCGAATGACTCAGAAGTTGCACGTATTATCTTCGTTAACAAGTTAGATCGTATGGGTGCAGACTTCTACCGTGTAGTTAAGCAGACACAAGACGTTCTAGCGGCTAACCCACTAGTAATGGTTTTGCCTATTGGTATTGAAGAAGACTTCGTTGGTGTTGTCGACCTTCTTACTCGTAAAGCATACATCTGGGATGACACGGGTCTTCCAGAAAACTACGAAATCACTGATGTTCCTGCGGACATGGTTGAGAAAGTAGAAGAGTACCGTGAAATGTTGGTTGAATCTGCTGTAGAGCAAGATGACGACCTAATGGAAGCTTACATGGAAGGCGAAGAGCCAACGATTGAGCAACTAAAGGCGTGTATCCGTAAAGGTACGCGTACAATGGACTTCTTCCCAACTTACTGTGGTTCGGCGTTCAAAAACAAAGGTATTCAATTAATCCTTGATGCTGTTGTTGATTACTTGCCAAACCCAACTGAAGTTGATCCTCAACCTCTAATGGACGAAGAAGGCGAAGAAACTGGTAGCCACGCTATCGTTTCTGCTGACGAAACATTCAAAGCACTAGCATTCAAAATTATGGATGACCGCTTTGGTGCATTAACATTCGTACGTATTTACTCTGGTAAACTGAACAAGGGTGACACCATCCTTAATGCATTTACAGGTAAAACTGAGCGTGTTGGCCGTATGGTTGAGATGCAAGCTGATGACCGTAACGAACTCACTTCTGCTCAAGCTGGCGACATTATCGCTATCGTAGGTATGAAGAATGTTCAAACGGGTCACACGCTTTGTGATCCTAAAGACCCTTGTACGCTAGAGCCTATGGTATTCCCAGTTCCAGTAATCTCGATTGCTGTTGCGCCTAAAGATAAAGGTTCAACTGAGAAAATGGGTATTGCTATCGGTAAAATGGTTGCTGAAGATCCATCTTTCCAAGTTGAAACTGATGAAGATTCAGGTGAAACCATTCTTAAAGGTATGGGTGAACTTCACTTAGACATTAAAGTTGATATCTTGAAGCGTACTTACGGTGTAGACCTAGTGGTTGGTCAACCTCAAGTTGCTTACCGTGAAACTATTACTCAAGAAATTGAAGATAGCTACACGCACAAGAAACAGTCTGGTGGTTCTGGTCAATTCGGTAAGATTGATTACCGCATCAAGCCTGGTGAAGTAGGTTCTGGTTACACGTTCACATCAAAAGTAGTTGGTGGTAACGTGCCTAAAGAATTCTGGCCTGCAGTTCAGAAAGGTTTCCAAGTAATGATGGAAACGGGTCCATTAGCTGGCTTCCCTCTTCTAGATATGGAAGTAGAGCTATTTGATGGTGCTTTCCACGCTGTGGATTCATCTGCGATTGCTTTTGAAATTGCAGCTAAAGGCGCTTACCGTCAATCTGTACCAAAAGCGGGTCCACAACTTCTTGAGCCAATCATGAAAGTTGACGTATTCTCTCCAGAAGATCACGTAGGTGATGTTATTGGTGACTTGAACCGTCGTCGCGGCATGATCAAAGACCAAGAAGCTGGTGTAACCGGCGTACGTATTAAAGCAGATGTACCACTAGCAGAAATGTTTGGTTACATTGGTTCACTACGTACTATGACCTCTGGTCGTGGTCAGTTCTCTATGGAATTCTCGCACTACGCTGCTACTCCACAAAACGTGGCTGAATCAGTCATTGCTGCAGAAAAAGAGAGACAAGCTAAGAAGTAA
- a CDS encoding RNA-binding S4 domain-containing protein, translated as MSNTQDPEQEVEVEALEVLVNEQPIELYKVLKIGELVNGGGEAKMAIAEGYVGVNGEVEQRKRKKVYAGDIIEFNGQYLYVVCDQPVTDTSNKAVKPKTAKPKAKQKTQKESKPKPHSALTKPAMSEEPKRNVITGRQSIKF; from the coding sequence ATGAGCAATACTCAAGATCCCGAACAAGAAGTTGAGGTGGAAGCCCTCGAAGTACTCGTCAATGAACAACCTATAGAACTGTACAAGGTGCTTAAAATAGGCGAGCTGGTCAACGGTGGCGGCGAAGCAAAAATGGCCATTGCAGAAGGATATGTTGGGGTCAATGGTGAAGTAGAACAGCGCAAGCGTAAAAAAGTATACGCTGGTGATATTATTGAATTTAACGGCCAATATTTGTATGTCGTGTGTGATCAGCCTGTCACCGACACTAGCAATAAAGCGGTTAAACCTAAAACCGCGAAACCAAAGGCTAAGCAGAAAACGCAAAAAGAGTCTAAGCCAAAGCCACACTCAGCTCTCACTAAACCTGCCATGAGTGAAGAGCCGAAGAGAAACGTAATAACCGGTCGCCAATCTATTAAGTTCTAG